The following are encoded in a window of Oncorhynchus mykiss isolate Arlee chromosome 11, USDA_OmykA_1.1, whole genome shotgun sequence genomic DNA:
- the LOC110536139 gene encoding transforming acidic coiled-coil-containing protein 1 isoform X3 produces the protein MGGSLSQHRKNSFGSPRKKSSISDSEGNFETPVAESPGLQNDLTQLDNSADKALTRDDGQLTPRAFLDRNSNQDVYPASLQEVQDALNNLNSPSPSQSRAGLNQNLNLMFTSRPGEDGLSPSPLPQPRTLRPPSLPVHNPPVPAEFEDLAPMTSDPNGNINSHPNSLTPEMDRPEDPDRQSPRKSTGITTAEQVRFLCMTLNSCKVKKLDNQTPLQNTCGQENDHGEGHATDEEKLASTAGVRADRDHNGTELSVSGRSEESDCCSMYEDTCQLKNAKLGGSDTEKKTGSEVLDSICISEAEKTTVLTLIRGEIITKEMEANDWRRKYEDSRQEVMEMRKIVAEYEKTIAQMIEDQQRNTMSSQKSLQAVSMEKESALTDLNSVERSLSGMFRRYENMKSTLDGFKKNEEVLKKCAQEYLARVKQEEQRYQTLKLHAEEKLDKANEDIAQVRSKASSESVALTASLRKEQMRVESLEKALQQKTEEIEELTKICDELIAKMGRTD, from the exons ATGGGGGGCTCCCTCAGTCAGCACAGGAAGAACTCCTTTGGCTCCCCCAGGAAGAAGAGCAGCAT ttCAGATTCAGAAGGGAACTTTGAGACTCCAGTGGCGGAATCTCCAGGTCTGCAGAATGACCTGACCCAGCTGGATAACTCTGCCGACAAAG CCCTCACCAGAGATGACGGACAGCTGACGCCCCGTGCCTTCCTGGACAGGAACTCCAATCAGGATGTTTATCCCGCCTCCctccaggaagtccaggatgccCTGAACAACCTCaatagcccctccccctcccagagCAGAGCAGGTTTGAACCAGAACCTGAACCTGATGTTTACCTCCAGACCTGGAGAAGATGGTCTCTCCCCGTCCCCTCTGCCTCAGCCCCGCACCCTACGCCCCCCCTCGCTCCCCGTCCACAACCCCCCCGTCCCCGCTGAGTTTGAGGATCTCGCTCCTATGACCTCTGACCCCAATGGCAACATCAACTCTCACCCCAACAGCCTGACTCCTGAAATGGACAGACCAGAggacccagacagacagtcacctAGGAAGAGCACAGGCATCAC GACCGCTGAGCAGGTCCGTTTCCTCTGTATGACGCT GAACTCCTGTAAAGTGAAGAAGCTGGACAACCAGACTCCATTACAGAACACCTGCGGACAG gagAATGACCACGGCGAGGGCCACGCCACAGATGAGGAGAAGCTAGCCAGCACAGCAGGAGTCAGAGCAGACAGAGATCACAACG GGACAGAACTGAGTGTGTCAGGCAGATCAGAGGAGTCAGACTGCTGTTCTATG tatgaggacacctgcCAGCTGAAGAACGCCAAGCTGGGAGGAAGTGACACGGAGAAGAAGACAGGAAGTGAGGTTCTAGACTCGATTTGCATCAGCGAGGCAGAGAAGACGACTGTTCTCACCCTCATCAGAGGGGAG ATCATCACTAAGGAGATGGAGGCCAATGACTGGAGGAGGAAGTATGAGGACAGCAGACAGGAAGTCATGGAGATGAG AAAGATAGTGGCAGAGTATGAGAAGACCATCGCCCAGATGATTG AGGACCAACAGCGCAACACCATGAGCTCCCAGAAGTCTTTGCAAGCTGTAAGCATGGAGAAGGAGTCGGCGCTAACAGACCTGAACTCAGTAGAGCGCTCGCTGTCCGGTATGTTCCGCCGCTACGAGAACATGAAGAGCACCCTGGACGGCTTTAAGAAG AATGAGGAGGTGTTGAAGAAGTGTGCTCAGGAGTATCTGGCCAGAGTCAAGCAGGAGGAGCAGAGATACCAGACTCTCAAACTCCACGCCGAGGAGAAGCTAGACAA GGCTAATGAGGACATAGCCCAGGTACGCAGCAAGGCCAGCTCTGAGAGTGTTGCTCTGACCGCCAGCCTGAGGAAGGAGCAGATGAGGGTAGAGTCTCTGGAGAAAGCTCTGCAGCAAAAG ACCGAGGAGATCGAGGAGCTCACCAAGATCTGTGATGAGCTCATCGCAAAGATGGGCAGAACTGACTGA
- the LOC110536139 gene encoding transforming acidic coiled-coil-containing protein 1 isoform X1, with product MSWGSLLSPVQWAKWTWSAVRGGGEEEDGGPRTKDEGGNSDSEGNFETPVAESPGLQNDLTQLDNSADKALTRDDGQLTPRAFLDRNSNQDVYPASLQEVQDALNNLNSPSPSQSRAGLNQNLNLMFTSRPGEDGLSPSPLPQPRTLRPPSLPVHNPPVPAEFEDLAPMTSDPNGNINSHPNSLTPEMDRPEDPDRQSPRKSTGITTAEQVRFLCMTLNSCKVKKLDNQTPLQNTCGQENDHGEGHATDEEKLASTAGVRADRDHNGTELSVSGRSEESDCCSMYEDTCQLKNAKLGGSDTEKKTGSEVLDSICISEAEKTTVLTLIRGEIITKEMEANDWRRKYEDSRQEVMEMRKIVAEYEKTIAQMIEDQQRNTMSSQKSLQAVSMEKESALTDLNSVERSLSGMFRRYENMKSTLDGFKKNEEVLKKCAQEYLARVKQEEQRYQTLKLHAEEKLDKANEDIAQVRSKASSESVALTASLRKEQMRVESLEKALQQKTEEIEELTKICDELIAKMGRTD from the exons ATGTCCTGGGGGTCTCTGCTGTCTCCGGTCCAGTGGGCCAAATGGACCTGGTCAGCTGTacggggaggaggggaggaggaggacggagGGCCCAGAACCAAGGATGAAGGGGGAAA ttCAGATTCAGAAGGGAACTTTGAGACTCCAGTGGCGGAATCTCCAGGTCTGCAGAATGACCTGACCCAGCTGGATAACTCTGCCGACAAAG CCCTCACCAGAGATGACGGACAGCTGACGCCCCGTGCCTTCCTGGACAGGAACTCCAATCAGGATGTTTATCCCGCCTCCctccaggaagtccaggatgccCTGAACAACCTCaatagcccctccccctcccagagCAGAGCAGGTTTGAACCAGAACCTGAACCTGATGTTTACCTCCAGACCTGGAGAAGATGGTCTCTCCCCGTCCCCTCTGCCTCAGCCCCGCACCCTACGCCCCCCCTCGCTCCCCGTCCACAACCCCCCCGTCCCCGCTGAGTTTGAGGATCTCGCTCCTATGACCTCTGACCCCAATGGCAACATCAACTCTCACCCCAACAGCCTGACTCCTGAAATGGACAGACCAGAggacccagacagacagtcacctAGGAAGAGCACAGGCATCAC GACCGCTGAGCAGGTCCGTTTCCTCTGTATGACGCT GAACTCCTGTAAAGTGAAGAAGCTGGACAACCAGACTCCATTACAGAACACCTGCGGACAG gagAATGACCACGGCGAGGGCCACGCCACAGATGAGGAGAAGCTAGCCAGCACAGCAGGAGTCAGAGCAGACAGAGATCACAACG GGACAGAACTGAGTGTGTCAGGCAGATCAGAGGAGTCAGACTGCTGTTCTATG tatgaggacacctgcCAGCTGAAGAACGCCAAGCTGGGAGGAAGTGACACGGAGAAGAAGACAGGAAGTGAGGTTCTAGACTCGATTTGCATCAGCGAGGCAGAGAAGACGACTGTTCTCACCCTCATCAGAGGGGAG ATCATCACTAAGGAGATGGAGGCCAATGACTGGAGGAGGAAGTATGAGGACAGCAGACAGGAAGTCATGGAGATGAG AAAGATAGTGGCAGAGTATGAGAAGACCATCGCCCAGATGATTG AGGACCAACAGCGCAACACCATGAGCTCCCAGAAGTCTTTGCAAGCTGTAAGCATGGAGAAGGAGTCGGCGCTAACAGACCTGAACTCAGTAGAGCGCTCGCTGTCCGGTATGTTCCGCCGCTACGAGAACATGAAGAGCACCCTGGACGGCTTTAAGAAG AATGAGGAGGTGTTGAAGAAGTGTGCTCAGGAGTATCTGGCCAGAGTCAAGCAGGAGGAGCAGAGATACCAGACTCTCAAACTCCACGCCGAGGAGAAGCTAGACAA GGCTAATGAGGACATAGCCCAGGTACGCAGCAAGGCCAGCTCTGAGAGTGTTGCTCTGACCGCCAGCCTGAGGAAGGAGCAGATGAGGGTAGAGTCTCTGGAGAAAGCTCTGCAGCAAAAG ACCGAGGAGATCGAGGAGCTCACCAAGATCTGTGATGAGCTCATCGCAAAGATGGGCAGAACTGACTGA
- the LOC110536139 gene encoding transforming acidic coiled-coil-containing protein 1 isoform X2: MSWGSLLSPVQWAKWTWSAVRGGGEEEDGGPRTKDEGGNSDSEGNFETPVAESPGLQNDLTQLDNSADKALTRDDGQLTPRAFLDRNSNQDVYPASLQEVQDALNNLNSPSPSQSRAGLNQNLNLMFTSRPGEDGLSPSPLPQPRTLRPPSLPVHNPPVPAEFEDLAPMTSDPNGNINSHPNSLTPEMDRPEDPDRQSPRKSTGITNSCKVKKLDNQTPLQNTCGQENDHGEGHATDEEKLASTAGVRADRDHNGTELSVSGRSEESDCCSMYEDTCQLKNAKLGGSDTEKKTGSEVLDSICISEAEKTTVLTLIRGEIITKEMEANDWRRKYEDSRQEVMEMRKIVAEYEKTIAQMIEDQQRNTMSSQKSLQAVSMEKESALTDLNSVERSLSGMFRRYENMKSTLDGFKKNEEVLKKCAQEYLARVKQEEQRYQTLKLHAEEKLDKANEDIAQVRSKASSESVALTASLRKEQMRVESLEKALQQKTEEIEELTKICDELIAKMGRTD; encoded by the exons ATGTCCTGGGGGTCTCTGCTGTCTCCGGTCCAGTGGGCCAAATGGACCTGGTCAGCTGTacggggaggaggggaggaggaggacggagGGCCCAGAACCAAGGATGAAGGGGGAAA ttCAGATTCAGAAGGGAACTTTGAGACTCCAGTGGCGGAATCTCCAGGTCTGCAGAATGACCTGACCCAGCTGGATAACTCTGCCGACAAAG CCCTCACCAGAGATGACGGACAGCTGACGCCCCGTGCCTTCCTGGACAGGAACTCCAATCAGGATGTTTATCCCGCCTCCctccaggaagtccaggatgccCTGAACAACCTCaatagcccctccccctcccagagCAGAGCAGGTTTGAACCAGAACCTGAACCTGATGTTTACCTCCAGACCTGGAGAAGATGGTCTCTCCCCGTCCCCTCTGCCTCAGCCCCGCACCCTACGCCCCCCCTCGCTCCCCGTCCACAACCCCCCCGTCCCCGCTGAGTTTGAGGATCTCGCTCCTATGACCTCTGACCCCAATGGCAACATCAACTCTCACCCCAACAGCCTGACTCCTGAAATGGACAGACCAGAggacccagacagacagtcacctAGGAAGAGCACAGGCATCAC GAACTCCTGTAAAGTGAAGAAGCTGGACAACCAGACTCCATTACAGAACACCTGCGGACAG gagAATGACCACGGCGAGGGCCACGCCACAGATGAGGAGAAGCTAGCCAGCACAGCAGGAGTCAGAGCAGACAGAGATCACAACG GGACAGAACTGAGTGTGTCAGGCAGATCAGAGGAGTCAGACTGCTGTTCTATG tatgaggacacctgcCAGCTGAAGAACGCCAAGCTGGGAGGAAGTGACACGGAGAAGAAGACAGGAAGTGAGGTTCTAGACTCGATTTGCATCAGCGAGGCAGAGAAGACGACTGTTCTCACCCTCATCAGAGGGGAG ATCATCACTAAGGAGATGGAGGCCAATGACTGGAGGAGGAAGTATGAGGACAGCAGACAGGAAGTCATGGAGATGAG AAAGATAGTGGCAGAGTATGAGAAGACCATCGCCCAGATGATTG AGGACCAACAGCGCAACACCATGAGCTCCCAGAAGTCTTTGCAAGCTGTAAGCATGGAGAAGGAGTCGGCGCTAACAGACCTGAACTCAGTAGAGCGCTCGCTGTCCGGTATGTTCCGCCGCTACGAGAACATGAAGAGCACCCTGGACGGCTTTAAGAAG AATGAGGAGGTGTTGAAGAAGTGTGCTCAGGAGTATCTGGCCAGAGTCAAGCAGGAGGAGCAGAGATACCAGACTCTCAAACTCCACGCCGAGGAGAAGCTAGACAA GGCTAATGAGGACATAGCCCAGGTACGCAGCAAGGCCAGCTCTGAGAGTGTTGCTCTGACCGCCAGCCTGAGGAAGGAGCAGATGAGGGTAGAGTCTCTGGAGAAAGCTCTGCAGCAAAAG ACCGAGGAGATCGAGGAGCTCACCAAGATCTGTGATGAGCTCATCGCAAAGATGGGCAGAACTGACTGA